Proteins from a single region of Verrucosispora sp. NA02020:
- a CDS encoding MFS transporter: MPETAPALRLKSHAGRGTLAAAVLASGMVFLDTTVVNVALPRLGAELGASVAGLQWTVNGYLLTLAAFVLLGGALGDRFGRRRIFLLGVVWFTVASVLCGLALRTDWLVAARFLQGAGGALLTPGSLSLLQASFHPDDRGKVIGAWSGLSGVSTALGPFIGGWLIDALSWRWIFFLNLPLAVLVVLAALRWVPESRDESASRSRDGRRRFDVAGALLGAVALAGVTYALVDAPGRGISSPAVLVSALVAVLAALAFVLVERRRGETAMLPTGLFGSRLFSVLNVFTVLVYAALGGFTFFFAVYLQNVVGWSALLTGLALLPMTVLLLVGSPKAGALSAKIGPRLPLTVGPVLAAVGLLMLREVDAGASYWRQVLPGVVLFGAGLTLVVAPLTASVLAAVADRFAGVASGFNNAASRVGGLLAVAALPLLVGLTGTGYEQPAELTAAYRGALLWCAGLLVVGAIVAALLVRRPTRRAPPAQPCHSMPVSTPDG; encoded by the coding sequence ATGCCCGAAACCGCGCCCGCCCTCCGGCTGAAGTCGCATGCCGGTCGAGGCACCCTGGCCGCCGCCGTCCTCGCCTCCGGCATGGTCTTCCTGGACACCACCGTGGTCAACGTGGCCCTGCCCCGACTCGGCGCCGAACTGGGCGCCTCGGTGGCGGGCCTACAGTGGACGGTCAACGGATACCTGCTCACGTTGGCCGCGTTCGTGCTGCTCGGCGGGGCTCTCGGGGACCGCTTCGGGCGACGGCGGATCTTCCTGCTGGGCGTGGTCTGGTTCACCGTCGCCTCGGTGCTGTGCGGGCTGGCGCTGCGTACCGACTGGTTGGTGGCCGCGCGGTTCCTCCAGGGTGCCGGCGGCGCGCTGCTCACCCCCGGCTCGCTGTCGCTGCTCCAGGCCAGCTTCCACCCGGACGACCGGGGCAAGGTGATCGGGGCGTGGTCCGGGCTCTCCGGCGTCTCCACCGCCCTCGGCCCGTTCATCGGCGGATGGCTGATCGACGCGCTCTCCTGGCGGTGGATCTTCTTCCTGAACCTGCCGCTGGCCGTGCTGGTGGTGCTGGCCGCGCTGCGCTGGGTGCCGGAGAGCCGGGACGAGAGCGCCTCGCGTAGCCGGGACGGGCGCCGACGCTTCGACGTGGCCGGTGCACTGCTCGGCGCGGTGGCACTGGCCGGGGTCACGTACGCGCTCGTCGACGCGCCGGGTCGCGGGATCAGCTCACCTGCCGTGCTGGTGTCGGCCCTGGTCGCGGTGCTGGCCGCGCTGGCGTTCGTGCTCGTGGAGCGGCGCCGCGGCGAGACCGCGATGCTGCCCACCGGCCTGTTCGGCAGCCGACTCTTCTCGGTGCTGAACGTCTTCACCGTGCTGGTGTACGCCGCACTCGGCGGGTTCACGTTCTTCTTCGCCGTCTACCTGCAGAACGTGGTCGGCTGGTCGGCGCTGCTCACCGGCCTGGCCCTGCTGCCGATGACGGTGCTGCTGCTGGTCGGCTCGCCCAAGGCCGGAGCGTTGTCGGCGAAGATCGGGCCGAGGCTGCCGCTGACCGTCGGCCCGGTGCTGGCCGCCGTCGGGCTGCTGATGCTGCGGGAGGTGGACGCGGGTGCGTCGTACTGGCGGCAGGTGCTGCCCGGGGTGGTGCTGTTCGGCGCCGGGCTGACCCTGGTGGTGGCGCCGTTGACCGCGTCCGTGCTGGCCGCCGTGGCGGACCGCTTCGCCGGGGTGGCCAGCGGCTTCAACAACGCCGCGTCCCGGGTGGGTGGCCTGCTGGCGGTGGCCGCGTTGCCGCTGCTGGTCGGGCTCACCGGCACGGGCTACGAGCAGCCCGCCGAACTCACCGCCGCGTACCGGGGCGCGCTGCTCTGGTGCGCTGGCCTGCTGGTGGTCGGGGCGATCGTCGCCGCACTTCTGGTACGCCGGCCGACCCGCCGTGCACCGCCCGCACAACCCTGCCACTCGATGCCGGTCTCCACGCCGGACGGATGA
- the leuA gene encoding 2-isopropylmalate synthase gives MAHPAGPTDVDSDAIARQRPSQMPHRRYQPYQQQFRIDLPDRTWPTRHVETAPRWCAVDLRDGNQALIDPMSPERKRRMFQLLVQMGYKEIEVGFPSASQTDYEFVRQLIEQDMIPADVTIQVLTQCREHLIDRTFEALRGARRAIVHFYNSTSTLQRRVVFGLDRDGIADIATTGARLCQKYAEIHTPDTEIYYEYSPESYTGTELEYALEVCAKVIEVVDPTPDRKLIVNLPATVEMAMPNVYADSIEWMHRHLPRRDSLVLSLHPHNDRGTGVAAAELGLLAGADRIEGCLFGNGERTGNVDLVTLGLNLFSQGIDPMIDFSDIDEIKRAVEYCNQLPVHERHPYAGDLVYTAFSGSHQDAINKGFAALNADAAAAGVPVDDFTWAVPYLPIDPKDLGRSYEAVIRVNSQSGKGGVAYIMKTEHQLDLPRRLQIEFSGVVQQVTDHDGGEVGPDTMWQIFAAQYLLDHQSDPAVTLTEYEIGSADGKVEITAQVGVDGRARSVNAIGNGPIDAYVNALGSAGVSVRVLDYHEHALSSGGDAQAAAYVECEVDGRTVWGVGMDANIVTASVKAVTSAVNRARR, from the coding sequence ATGGCTCACCCAGCCGGCCCCACCGACGTTGACTCCGATGCCATCGCCCGGCAACGTCCCAGCCAGATGCCGCACCGCCGCTACCAGCCCTACCAGCAGCAGTTCCGCATCGACCTGCCGGACCGCACCTGGCCGACCCGGCACGTCGAGACCGCGCCGCGCTGGTGCGCGGTCGACCTGCGCGACGGCAACCAGGCACTGATCGACCCGATGTCGCCGGAGCGCAAGCGCCGGATGTTCCAGCTCCTGGTCCAGATGGGCTACAAGGAGATCGAGGTCGGTTTCCCGTCGGCCAGCCAGACCGACTACGAGTTCGTCCGGCAGCTCATCGAGCAGGACATGATCCCCGCCGACGTCACGATCCAGGTGCTGACCCAGTGCCGGGAGCACCTCATCGACCGCACCTTCGAGGCGCTGCGCGGTGCGCGCCGGGCGATCGTGCACTTCTACAACTCCACCTCCACGCTGCAACGACGGGTGGTCTTCGGGCTGGACCGCGACGGCATCGCCGACATCGCCACCACCGGCGCCCGGCTCTGCCAGAAGTACGCGGAGATCCACACGCCGGACACCGAGATCTACTACGAGTACTCGCCGGAGTCGTACACCGGCACCGAGCTGGAGTACGCGCTGGAGGTCTGCGCCAAGGTCATCGAGGTCGTCGACCCCACGCCGGACCGCAAGCTGATCGTCAACCTGCCCGCCACGGTCGAGATGGCCATGCCGAACGTGTACGCCGACTCGATCGAGTGGATGCACCGGCACCTGCCCCGACGCGACAGCCTGGTGCTCAGCCTGCACCCGCACAACGACCGGGGCACCGGCGTCGCCGCCGCCGAGCTGGGCCTGCTGGCCGGCGCCGACCGGATCGAGGGGTGCCTCTTCGGCAACGGCGAACGCACCGGCAACGTCGACCTGGTGACGCTGGGCCTGAACCTCTTCTCCCAGGGCATCGACCCAATGATCGACTTCTCCGACATCGACGAGATCAAGCGGGCCGTCGAGTACTGCAACCAACTGCCCGTGCACGAGCGCCACCCGTACGCCGGTGACCTGGTCTACACCGCCTTCTCCGGCTCCCACCAGGACGCCATCAACAAGGGCTTCGCCGCGCTGAACGCCGACGCGGCGGCGGCCGGCGTACCCGTCGACGACTTCACCTGGGCCGTGCCGTACCTGCCGATCGACCCGAAGGACCTGGGCCGCAGCTACGAGGCGGTGATCCGGGTCAACTCGCAGTCCGGCAAGGGCGGCGTCGCGTACATCATGAAGACCGAGCACCAACTGGACCTGCCCCGACGGCTCCAGATCGAGTTCTCCGGCGTGGTGCAGCAGGTCACCGACCACGACGGTGGCGAGGTCGGCCCGGACACCATGTGGCAGATCTTCGCCGCGCAGTACCTGCTCGACCACCAGAGCGACCCGGCGGTGACGCTGACCGAGTACGAGATCGGCAGCGCCGACGGCAAGGTCGAGATCACCGCGCAGGTCGGGGTGGACGGTCGGGCCCGTTCGGTGAACGCGATCGGCAACGGCCCGATCGACGCGTACGTGAACGCGCTCGGATCGGCCGGGGTGAGCGTACGGGTGCTCGACTACCACGAGCACGCGCTCTCCTCCGGCGGGGACGCGCAGGCGGCCGCGTACGTGGAGTGCGAGGTGGACGGCCGGACGGTCTGGGGCGTCGGCATGGACGCGAACATCGTCACCGCCTCCGTCAAGGCGGTCACCAGCGCCGTCAACCGCGCCCGTCGCTGA
- a CDS encoding ABC transporter permease produces MFRFIVRRLLQLIPTLFGLSILLFIWLRRLPGGPETAILGERGTPEMRAAIRRNLGLDEPILIQYGRFVRRMVRLDLGTSISTKREVTTEFLQRFPGTVELTVTAMVIAIGIGIPLGYLAARRRGRFLDHASVGGSLIGICIPVFFLAYVLKAIFSENLGWFPSSGRQDPTIGATRITNFFVLDGLMTREWDAAADALWHLVLPGLALASIPLAIIVRITRASVLEVLNEDFVRTAEAKGLTENVVRRRHVLRNAMLPVVTSIGLLTGGLLSGAVLTETVFAFSGIGAFLAEAINQRDYPVLMGFIMIIAVVYVLVNLIVDLSYSLIDPRVRVR; encoded by the coding sequence GTGTTCCGGTTCATCGTCAGACGCCTCCTGCAGCTGATACCCACGCTGTTCGGGCTCTCCATTCTGTTGTTCATCTGGCTCCGGCGGTTGCCCGGCGGCCCCGAGACCGCCATCCTCGGCGAGCGGGGCACGCCCGAGATGCGCGCCGCGATCCGCCGCAATCTCGGCCTCGACGAGCCGATCCTGATCCAGTACGGCCGGTTCGTGCGGCGGATGGTCCGCCTGGATCTGGGCACGTCGATCTCCACCAAGCGCGAGGTCACCACGGAGTTCCTCCAGCGCTTCCCCGGCACCGTCGAGCTGACCGTCACCGCGATGGTGATCGCGATCGGCATCGGTATCCCGCTCGGCTATCTGGCCGCCCGCCGACGCGGCCGTTTCCTCGACCACGCCTCCGTCGGCGGGTCGCTGATCGGCATCTGCATCCCGGTCTTCTTCCTGGCGTACGTGCTGAAGGCGATCTTCTCGGAGAACCTCGGCTGGTTCCCCTCCAGCGGCCGGCAGGACCCGACGATCGGCGCCACCCGGATCACCAACTTCTTCGTGCTGGACGGGCTGATGACCCGGGAGTGGGACGCCGCAGCCGACGCGCTGTGGCATCTGGTCCTGCCCGGGCTCGCACTGGCCAGCATCCCGCTGGCGATCATCGTCCGGATCACCCGGGCCAGCGTGCTGGAGGTGCTCAACGAGGACTTCGTCCGCACCGCCGAGGCCAAGGGCCTGACCGAGAACGTCGTACGCCGCCGGCACGTCCTGCGCAACGCGATGCTCCCGGTGGTGACCTCGATCGGTCTGCTCACCGGCGGTCTGCTCTCCGGCGCGGTGCTCACCGAGACCGTCTTCGCGTTCAGCGGGATCGGCGCCTTCCTCGCCGAGGCCATCAACCAGCGCGACTATCCGGTCCTGATGGGCTTCATCATGATCATTGCGGTGGTGTACGTGCTGGTGAACCTGATCGTGGACCTCTCGTACAGCCTGATCGACCCGAGGGTGAGGGTCCGATGA
- a CDS encoding ABC transporter substrate-binding protein, with protein sequence MRASRPKVAIAAVAAAALAVAGCAESDREGSSGSSNETLVFGVAGDPKVLDPSFASDGESLRVARQVFETLVRPEEGGTKVSPGLAESWEPDAAGTTWTFKLRSGVKFHDGTDFNAEAVCTNFDRWYNAKGLMQSPDVTAYWQDIMGGFAANEDDTLPESLFKSCTATDATTVSLAFTRVSSKIPAALMLPSFSIHSPKALQEHDASNVTGSADDIKYPAYATEHPTGTGPFKFKSWDVPNKTLTLERNEDYWGDKAKLKSLIFRTISDENARKQALRSGDIQGYDLVGPADVEPLKGEGFNVLTRPAFNILYLAINQKGNPKLADIKVRQALAHAINRQALVDSKLPPGAQVAVNFFPETVEGWNGDVTKYDYDVEKAKSLLAEAGASDLTLRFHYPTEVTRPYMPNPKDLFELVSADLQAAGIKIEPIPLKWSPDYLNATTSGSAHDLHFLGWTGDYGDGYNFIGTFFDRQKDEWGFNNPALFEKFKQADTTADQAAKVALYKEINADIMNFLPGVPISHAPPAIVFGKDVTGVKASPLTDERFSTAEFKS encoded by the coding sequence ATGCGTGCATCCAGGCCGAAGGTCGCTATCGCGGCCGTGGCGGCCGCGGCCCTCGCGGTAGCAGGCTGTGCCGAAAGCGATCGCGAAGGTTCCAGCGGTAGTAGCAACGAGACCCTCGTCTTCGGCGTCGCCGGAGACCCGAAGGTGCTCGACCCCAGCTTCGCCAGCGACGGTGAGTCGCTGCGTGTGGCGCGTCAGGTCTTCGAGACGCTGGTCCGTCCCGAGGAGGGCGGCACCAAGGTCAGCCCCGGCCTCGCCGAGTCCTGGGAGCCCGACGCGGCGGGTACGACCTGGACCTTCAAGCTGCGCTCCGGCGTGAAGTTCCACGACGGCACCGACTTCAACGCCGAGGCCGTCTGCACGAACTTCGACCGCTGGTACAACGCCAAGGGCCTCATGCAGAGCCCGGACGTGACGGCGTACTGGCAGGACATCATGGGTGGCTTCGCCGCCAACGAGGACGACACTCTCCCGGAGAGCCTCTTCAAGTCCTGCACCGCCACCGACGCGACCACGGTCAGCCTGGCCTTCACCCGGGTCTCCAGCAAGATCCCGGCCGCCCTGATGCTGCCGTCGTTCTCGATCCACAGCCCCAAGGCGCTGCAGGAGCACGACGCCAGCAACGTCACGGGCAGCGCGGACGACATCAAGTACCCGGCGTACGCGACCGAGCACCCGACCGGTACCGGTCCGTTCAAGTTCAAGTCCTGGGACGTCCCGAACAAGACGCTGACCCTGGAGCGCAACGAGGACTACTGGGGCGACAAGGCCAAGCTCAAGAGCCTGATCTTCCGCACCATCTCGGACGAGAACGCGCGCAAGCAGGCGCTGCGTTCCGGTGACATCCAGGGCTACGACCTGGTCGGACCGGCCGACGTCGAGCCGCTCAAGGGCGAGGGCTTCAACGTCCTGACCCGCCCGGCCTTCAACATCCTCTACCTGGCGATCAACCAGAAGGGGAACCCGAAGCTGGCCGACATCAAGGTCCGGCAGGCGCTGGCGCACGCGATCAACCGTCAGGCGCTGGTCGACTCGAAGCTGCCCCCGGGCGCCCAGGTCGCGGTGAACTTCTTCCCCGAGACCGTCGAGGGCTGGAACGGCGACGTCACCAAGTACGACTACGACGTCGAGAAGGCCAAGTCGCTGCTGGCCGAGGCCGGCGCGTCGGACCTGACCCTGCGGTTCCACTACCCGACCGAGGTCACCCGGCCCTACATGCCGAACCCGAAGGACCTGTTCGAGCTGGTCTCGGCGGACCTCCAGGCGGCCGGCATCAAGATCGAGCCGATCCCGCTGAAGTGGAGCCCGGACTACCTCAACGCCACCACCTCCGGCTCCGCGCACGACCTGCACTTCCTCGGCTGGACCGGTGACTACGGCGACGGTTACAACTTCATCGGTACGTTCTTCGACCGGCAGAAGGACGAGTGGGGCTTCAACAACCCCGCGCTGTTCGAGAAGTTCAAGCAGGCGGACACCACCGCGGACCAGGCGGCCAAGGTGGCTCTCTACAAGGAGATCAACGCCGACATCATGAACTTCCTGCCCGGTGTGCCGATCTCGCACGCACCGCCGGCCATCGTGTTCGGCAAGGACGTGACCGGGGTCAAGGCGAGCCCGCTCACCGACGAGCGGTTCTCCACCGCCGAGTTCAAGTCCTGA
- a CDS encoding ABC transporter permease: MTIISGKKREKIDRLAELAAREEERGVSLWQDAFRRLRRNPAAIIGAVILAIFVLVALIGPFLVPYGPTDTMGIREGVIRPGTIPGPSSEHWFGYDHQGRDVFSRMVVGARQTLLVGVVATLIGLAVGALIGGVAGAAAGLGGRWGRWIDSILMRFIDMLLALPSLLLAVSIAALLGRSLTTVMIAVGMVSVPVFARLLRGSMIVQSNSDYVLAATSLGVRKSKIALTHVLPNSLAPVIVQATLTLATAIIEAAALSFLGLGNPNSATPEWGVMLADAQQYLGVRPELAIYPAVAIIITALGFTLLGEAMREALDPKLRK, translated from the coding sequence ATGACGATCATCAGTGGCAAGAAGCGCGAGAAGATCGACCGGCTCGCCGAACTCGCCGCGCGCGAGGAGGAGCGGGGCGTCAGCCTGTGGCAGGACGCCTTCCGGCGGCTGCGGCGCAACCCGGCGGCAATCATCGGTGCCGTCATCCTGGCCATCTTCGTGCTGGTGGCGCTGATCGGCCCGTTCCTGGTGCCGTACGGCCCGACGGACACGATGGGCATCCGCGAGGGCGTGATCCGGCCGGGCACCATCCCCGGCCCCTCCAGCGAGCACTGGTTCGGCTACGACCACCAGGGTCGGGACGTGTTCAGCCGGATGGTGGTGGGTGCCCGGCAGACCCTGCTGGTCGGCGTGGTGGCCACCCTGATCGGTCTGGCCGTCGGCGCGCTGATCGGTGGCGTCGCGGGTGCCGCCGCCGGCCTGGGCGGCCGCTGGGGACGCTGGATCGACAGCATCCTGATGCGGTTCATCGACATGCTGCTGGCGCTGCCCAGCCTGCTGCTCGCGGTCAGCATCGCCGCCCTGCTCGGCCGGAGCCTGACCACCGTCATGATCGCGGTCGGCATGGTCTCGGTGCCGGTCTTCGCCCGGCTGCTGCGCGGCTCGATGATCGTGCAGTCGAACAGCGACTACGTCCTCGCCGCCACCTCGCTCGGCGTACGCAAGTCGAAGATCGCGCTGACCCACGTACTCCCCAACTCGCTCGCCCCGGTCATCGTCCAGGCGACGCTGACCCTGGCCACCGCGATCATCGAGGCCGCCGCGCTCTCCTTCCTCGGGCTCGGCAACCCCAACTCGGCGACCCCGGAGTGGGGCGTCATGCTGGCCGACGCGCAGCAGTATCTCGGGGTACGCCCGGAGCTGGCCATCTATCCGGCGGTCGCCATCATCATCACCGCCCTGGGATTCACCCTGCTCGGTGAGGCGATGCGCGAGGCCCTCGATCCGAAGCTGCGGAAGTAG
- a CDS encoding ABC transporter ATP-binding protein, whose amino-acid sequence MTESDVLVEVRDLKVHFPIKRGVLFDRTVGHVKAVDGVDLSISRGQTYGLVGESGCGKSTLGRALLQLNPPTAGEVRFDGVELTTLAPGKLRTMRRRMQMIFQDPMSSLDPRQNVESILTEGLQTHGIGGDRDGRRKIIGETLDKVGLPRWALSRYPHEFSGGQRQRIGIARALVLGPELIVADEPVSALDVSIQAQVINLLDELQDSLGLTYLVIAHDLAVVRHISDTVGVMYLGGLVEEAPSDRLYTEPLHPYTRALMSAVPVPDPDVEDRRERILLSGDLPSPANPPSGCRFHTRCPWAQPTRCADERPVLREIGGSRVACHFAEQIASGELRPHKVSAEIVRPEGEGEEPGVVSAPSEPGTFV is encoded by the coding sequence ATGACCGAGAGCGATGTCCTCGTCGAGGTACGGGATCTCAAGGTGCACTTCCCGATCAAGCGGGGGGTGCTGTTCGACCGGACGGTCGGCCACGTCAAGGCGGTCGACGGCGTCGACCTGAGCATCTCGCGCGGACAGACGTACGGCCTGGTCGGCGAGTCGGGCTGCGGCAAGTCCACGCTCGGTCGTGCGCTGCTCCAGCTCAACCCGCCCACGGCGGGCGAGGTGCGCTTCGACGGGGTCGAGTTGACCACGCTGGCGCCGGGCAAGCTGCGGACCATGCGGCGGCGGATGCAGATGATCTTCCAGGACCCGATGTCCAGCCTCGACCCGAGGCAGAACGTCGAGTCCATCCTCACCGAGGGCCTGCAGACGCACGGCATCGGTGGCGACCGCGACGGCCGTCGGAAGATCATCGGTGAGACGCTGGACAAGGTGGGTCTGCCCCGTTGGGCGTTGTCCCGCTATCCGCACGAGTTCTCCGGCGGCCAGCGGCAGCGCATCGGGATCGCCCGCGCGCTGGTGCTCGGGCCGGAGCTGATCGTCGCCGACGAGCCGGTCTCCGCCCTGGACGTGTCGATCCAGGCGCAGGTGATCAACCTGCTCGACGAGTTGCAGGACAGCCTCGGCCTCACCTATCTGGTGATCGCGCACGACCTGGCGGTGGTGCGGCACATCTCCGACACCGTCGGCGTGATGTACCTCGGCGGTCTGGTCGAGGAGGCGCCGAGTGACCGGCTCTACACCGAGCCGCTGCACCCGTACACCCGGGCGTTGATGTCGGCGGTGCCGGTGCCGGACCCGGACGTGGAGGACCGCCGGGAGCGGATCCTGCTCTCCGGTGACCTGCCCTCGCCGGCCAACCCGCCGTCGGGCTGCCGCTTCCACACCCGTTGCCCGTGGGCGCAGCCGACGCGGTGCGCCGACGAGCGGCCGGTGCTGCGGGAGATCGGTGGCAGTCGGGTCGCGTGTCACTTCGCCGAGCAGATCGCCAGCGGCGAACTGCGGCCGCACAAGGTGAGTGCGGAGATCGTCCGCCCGGAGGGCGAGGGTGAGGAGCCCGGCGTGGTCTCCGCACCCAGCGAGCCGGGCACGTTCGTCTAG
- a CDS encoding ABC transporter ATP-binding protein, whose protein sequence is MALLEVNDLSVTFARRGQRAVHAVDGVSFSVDAGQVVGLVGESGCGKSVTSLAIMGLLPKQPGLRVGGKAVFDGTDLLQLDDRSRRDIRGRDVAMIFQDPLSSLNPVVPIGLQVTEVLTRHRGMKGAAAAKEAAALLDRVGIPDPTRRLKEYPHQLSGGMRQRALIAMAVACQPRLLIADEPTTALDVTIQAQILELLKDLVRDSGTALVMITHDLGVVAGMCDTINVLYGGRVVETARRRPLFREPRHPYTVGLLGSVPRLDAGRGERLTPIPGSVRDLLPWPEGCAFAPRCTRRVDACVGQPPELVLTHAGRSYRCVNPAPVSDTSAALSAEAAPSAPVAEAPPAAESAAPVEASGTGQVPAPREEEKS, encoded by the coding sequence ATGGCACTACTCGAAGTGAACGACCTCTCCGTCACCTTCGCCCGGCGCGGTCAGCGCGCCGTGCACGCCGTCGACGGGGTGTCCTTCTCGGTCGACGCCGGTCAGGTCGTCGGCCTCGTCGGTGAGTCCGGCTGCGGCAAGTCGGTGACCTCGCTCGCCATCATGGGTCTGCTGCCCAAGCAGCCCGGTCTGCGGGTCGGCGGCAAGGCGGTGTTCGACGGCACGGACCTGCTCCAGCTCGACGACCGGTCCCGGCGGGACATCCGGGGCCGCGACGTCGCGATGATCTTCCAGGACCCGCTGTCGTCCCTGAACCCGGTCGTACCGATCGGACTCCAGGTCACCGAGGTGCTGACCCGGCACCGGGGAATGAAGGGCGCCGCCGCGGCGAAGGAGGCCGCCGCACTGCTGGACCGGGTCGGCATCCCCGACCCGACGCGGCGGCTCAAGGAGTACCCGCACCAGCTCTCCGGCGGGATGCGGCAGCGCGCCCTGATCGCGATGGCGGTGGCCTGCCAGCCCCGGCTGCTGATCGCCGACGAGCCGACCACGGCGCTGGACGTCACCATCCAGGCGCAGATACTGGAACTCCTCAAGGACCTGGTCCGGGACTCCGGCACCGCGCTGGTGATGATCACGCACGATCTGGGCGTGGTCGCCGGCATGTGCGACACGATCAACGTGCTCTACGGCGGCCGGGTGGTGGAGACCGCCCGGCGGCGTCCACTGTTCCGCGAGCCCCGACACCCGTACACGGTGGGGCTGCTCGGCTCGGTACCGCGCCTGGACGCCGGGCGCGGCGAGCGGCTCACCCCGATCCCCGGCTCGGTGCGCGACCTGCTGCCCTGGCCGGAGGGCTGCGCCTTCGCGCCGCGCTGCACCCGCCGGGTGGACGCCTGCGTCGGCCAGCCGCCGGAGCTGGTGCTCACCCACGCCGGCCGCAGTTACCGTTGCGTCAACCCGGCCCCGGTGTCGGACACCTCGGCCGCACTGTCCGCCGAGGCTGCACCATCCGCACCGGTCGCTGAGGCACCGCCGGCTGCTGAGTCGGCCGCGCCCGTCGAGGCGTCGGGTACCGGCCAGGTGCCCGCGCCGCGCGAGGAGGAGAAGTCATGA
- a CDS encoding nitroreductase family protein, which yields MTDLTPVLAFRWSPRSFDPVAELPRAEAATLLEAARWAPSVGNRQPWRFALGHRDDQTFKRILVNLAPAEQRWAGRAGALVLGAYRRTEQAFAAYDLGQAVAHLTVQATARGLHVRQVTDFDRAGLIVDLDLPADVRPYVVVAVGQLGDPLSLPADLLADETSLRHRRPLSELVLSCGEIVI from the coding sequence ATGACCGACCTCACCCCCGTACTGGCCTTCCGCTGGAGCCCACGCTCCTTCGACCCGGTCGCGGAACTGCCCCGGGCCGAGGCGGCCACCCTGCTGGAGGCGGCCCGGTGGGCGCCGTCGGTCGGCAACCGGCAGCCCTGGCGGTTCGCCCTCGGACACCGCGACGACCAGACCTTCAAGCGGATCCTGGTCAACCTCGCCCCGGCCGAGCAGCGGTGGGCCGGACGGGCCGGTGCGCTGGTGCTCGGCGCGTACCGGCGGACCGAGCAGGCGTTCGCCGCGTACGACCTCGGGCAGGCGGTGGCCCACCTCACCGTGCAGGCCACCGCGCGGGGACTGCACGTACGACAGGTGACCGATTTCGACCGGGCCGGACTGATCGTCGATCTCGACCTTCCCGCCGATGTGCGACCGTACGTGGTGGTGGCGGTCGGCCAACTCGGCGATCCGTTGAGCCTTCCGGCCGACCTACTGGCCGATGAGACCAGTCTGCGGCACCGTCGCCCACTCTCCGAACTCGTCCTGAGCTGCGGCGAGATCGTCATCTGA
- a CDS encoding HNH endonuclease family protein, protein MRTRSGPRALGALALVAALTLGAAGCVELVEPEVSPTSGDGGTATQMLSELTVAEANPMRGYSRNRFSHWRKTGQNCDVRDTVLERDGKDIQHSGCNVVGGNWESVYDGRTFTDPSSVDIDHMVPLANAWRSGADEWEDSKRSDFANDLDRPQLFAVSASSNRAKGDQDPSQWKPPNRSYWCQYAGDWVAVKHHWKLTITSAEKAALADMLEGCTWESKP, encoded by the coding sequence GTGCGTACCAGATCAGGACCTCGCGCCCTGGGGGCGCTCGCGCTCGTCGCGGCGCTGACCCTAGGCGCGGCCGGTTGCGTCGAGTTGGTGGAGCCGGAGGTGTCGCCCACCAGCGGTGACGGCGGCACCGCCACCCAGATGCTCTCCGAACTGACCGTCGCCGAAGCCAACCCGATGCGCGGCTACAGCCGCAACCGTTTCTCGCACTGGCGCAAGACCGGCCAGAACTGCGACGTCCGGGACACCGTGCTGGAACGCGACGGCAAGGACATCCAGCACTCCGGGTGCAACGTGGTGGGTGGCAACTGGGAGAGCGTGTACGACGGGCGGACCTTCACCGACCCGTCCAGCGTGGACATCGACCACATGGTCCCGCTCGCCAACGCGTGGCGCTCCGGCGCCGACGAGTGGGAAGACTCGAAGCGGAGTGATTTCGCGAACGACCTCGACCGGCCGCAGCTCTTCGCGGTTTCGGCCTCCTCCAACCGGGCAAAGGGTGATCAGGATCCGTCCCAGTGGAAACCGCCAAACCGGTCATACTGGTGCCAGTATGCCGGCGACTGGGTGGCGGTGAAGCACCACTGGAAGCTCACGATCACCAGTGCTGAGAAGGCCGCGCTGGCCGACATGTTGGAGGGCTGCACATGGGAGAGCAAGCCGTAA